Proteins from a single region of Streptomyces vinaceus:
- a CDS encoding DUF7342 family protein produces MKETPIPGIHDIRDIHVLVVDDDMRVARINAAYVAKVPGFRVVAQAHSAAEALARLDTHPVDLVLLDHYLPDENGLDLVRRLRQLGHRTDVIMVTAARDLATVQNAMRLGALQYLVKPFTFAGLRTRLEAYGSLRRTLETGGEAEQAEVDRIFGALAAAGSPNELPKGHSATTAELVRQVLRSAEGPLSTQLIADRAGISRQTAQRYLKLLERTGRVTLALRYGETGRPEHRYSWLPSEGA; encoded by the coding sequence ATGAAAGAGACCCCGATCCCCGGCATCCACGACATCCGCGATATCCACGTATTGGTCGTCGACGACGACATGCGTGTGGCCCGGATCAACGCGGCCTACGTGGCCAAGGTTCCCGGCTTCCGCGTCGTCGCCCAGGCCCATTCGGCGGCCGAGGCCCTGGCCCGTCTCGACACCCACCCCGTGGACCTGGTCCTCCTCGACCACTACCTCCCGGACGAGAACGGCCTGGACCTGGTCCGCCGACTGCGCCAGCTCGGCCATCGCACCGACGTGATCATGGTCACGGCCGCCCGGGACCTGGCCACCGTCCAGAACGCCATGCGCCTCGGCGCTCTCCAGTACCTCGTCAAACCCTTCACCTTCGCGGGTCTGCGCACCCGCCTGGAGGCGTACGGGTCCCTGCGCCGCACCCTGGAGACGGGCGGCGAGGCCGAACAGGCCGAGGTGGACCGGATCTTCGGCGCCCTCGCCGCCGCCGGCTCCCCCAACGAGCTGCCCAAGGGCCACTCCGCCACCACCGCCGAACTGGTCCGCCAGGTCCTGCGCTCCGCCGAGGGCCCCCTCTCCACCCAGCTGATCGCCGACCGCGCCGGCATCAGCCGCCAGACCGCCCAGCGCTACCTGAAGCTCCTGGAGCGCACCGGCCGGGTCACCCTGGCCCTGCGCTACGGCGAGACGGGCCGCCCCGAACACCGCTACTCCTGGCTCCCGTCCGAGGGCGCGTGA
- a CDS encoding solute symporter family protein yields MTTEHQTLALILFSLFIAVTLGITTWVSRNRHGSAEEFYAGGRLFSPMENGFAIAGDYMSAASFLGISGLIALFGYDGLLYSVGFLVAWLVVLFLVAELVRNCGRFTLADVVAARMSERPVRIAAGASSVTVSVLYLVAQMVGAGSLVGLLLGDSGTVARTLTVIGVGALMVVYVSFGGMRATTWIQIVKAVLLMGGAITLTVLVLLRFHGDFDQLLTSAADRSGHGRRFLSPGLKYGADWTSRFDFMSLGLALVLGTAGLPHILSRFYTVPTARAARRSVVWAIALIGGFYLMTIVLGFGAAALVGPDEVRASNASGNTAVPLLAAFLGGGAGTTGGAVLFAFVAAIAFATILAVVAGITLASSASVAHDLYASLKRRHARQRSEVAVARVAAVGIGAVAIALGLLAQDLNVAFLVGLAFAVAASANLPVLLYSLFWRGFTTRGAVWSVYGGLVPAVVLVVLSPVVSGSPESLFPAVSFQFFPLQNPGLVSIPLGFLAGWLGTVTSAEEPVEAKYAETEVRSLTGAGAV; encoded by the coding sequence GTGACCACCGAACACCAGACGCTCGCGCTGATCCTGTTCAGCCTCTTCATCGCGGTCACCCTGGGCATCACCACCTGGGTCAGCCGCAACCGGCACGGCTCGGCCGAGGAGTTCTACGCCGGCGGGAGGCTCTTCTCCCCGATGGAGAACGGTTTCGCCATCGCCGGCGACTACATGTCCGCCGCCTCCTTCCTCGGCATCTCCGGCCTGATCGCCCTCTTCGGCTACGACGGCCTGCTGTATTCGGTGGGCTTCCTCGTCGCCTGGCTCGTCGTGCTCTTCCTCGTCGCCGAACTGGTCCGCAACTGCGGACGCTTCACCCTCGCCGACGTGGTCGCGGCCCGGATGAGCGAGCGGCCCGTACGGATCGCCGCCGGGGCCTCGTCCGTCACCGTCTCGGTGCTGTACCTCGTCGCGCAGATGGTCGGCGCGGGCAGCCTGGTCGGCCTGCTGCTCGGCGATTCGGGCACTGTGGCCCGGACGCTGACCGTGATCGGGGTCGGCGCGCTGATGGTGGTCTACGTGTCCTTCGGCGGCATGCGGGCCACCACCTGGATCCAGATCGTGAAGGCCGTGCTGCTCATGGGCGGGGCCATCACCCTCACCGTGCTCGTACTGCTGCGCTTCCACGGGGACTTCGACCAGCTGCTCACCAGCGCCGCCGACCGCAGCGGGCACGGGCGGCGCTTCCTGAGCCCGGGGCTCAAGTACGGCGCCGACTGGACGTCGCGCTTCGACTTCATGAGCCTCGGCCTCGCGCTGGTCCTCGGGACGGCCGGGCTGCCGCACATCCTCTCGCGCTTCTACACGGTGCCGACGGCGCGGGCGGCGCGCAGGTCGGTGGTGTGGGCGATCGCGCTGATCGGCGGCTTCTACCTGATGACCATCGTGCTCGGGTTCGGCGCGGCCGCGCTGGTGGGCCCGGACGAGGTGCGGGCCTCCAACGCCTCCGGGAACACGGCGGTTCCGCTGCTCGCGGCCTTCCTGGGCGGCGGGGCCGGGACGACCGGGGGAGCGGTGCTGTTCGCGTTCGTGGCGGCCATCGCCTTCGCCACGATCCTGGCCGTGGTCGCGGGGATCACGCTGGCCTCCTCGGCCTCGGTGGCGCACGACCTCTACGCCTCGCTCAAGCGCCGCCACGCGCGCCAGCGCAGCGAGGTCGCGGTCGCCAGGGTCGCGGCCGTCGGGATCGGGGCGGTGGCGATCGCCCTGGGGCTGCTCGCCCAGGACCTGAACGTGGCCTTCCTGGTGGGGCTGGCCTTCGCGGTGGCGGCCTCGGCAAATCTGCCGGTGCTGCTGTACTCGCTGTTCTGGCGGGGTTTCACCACGCGGGGTGCTGTCTGGTCGGTGTACGGGGGACTGGTTCCGGCGGTGGTGCTGGTCGTTCTGTCGCCGGTGGTCTCGGGCAGCCCGGAATCCCTCTTCCCCGCCGTCAGCTTCCAGTTCTTCCCGCTGCAGAACCCGGGCCTGGTCTCGATCCCGCTGGGCTTCCTGGCGGGATGGCTGGGGACGGTCACCTCGGCCGAGGAGCCGGTCGAGGCGAAGTACGCGGAGACGGAGGTCCGTTCGCTGACCGGGGCCGGGGCCGTCTGA
- a CDS encoding DUF485 domain-containing protein, whose translation MDKHEGPDAGTIRLDDPWYDALAVGWGEGEGGEPPPPRPAAGGRAAPGASDIYLEVQRSAAFQEVRSRYRGFVVPATAGFLLWYVAYVIAATMAPGLMARPVFGAVNVALLAGLGQFLSTFLLTWAYSRHARLRRDRAALDLRWTVFEQERDQERSRNRNQSRGDGR comes from the coding sequence GTGGACAAGCACGAAGGTCCCGATGCCGGAACGATCCGGCTCGACGACCCCTGGTACGACGCGCTCGCCGTCGGCTGGGGGGAGGGCGAGGGCGGGGAACCGCCGCCCCCGCGTCCGGCCGCCGGCGGCCGGGCCGCGCCCGGGGCGTCCGACATCTACCTCGAAGTGCAGCGCAGCGCCGCCTTCCAGGAGGTCCGCAGCCGGTACCGCGGGTTCGTCGTCCCCGCGACCGCCGGATTCCTCCTCTGGTACGTCGCCTACGTGATCGCGGCGACCATGGCGCCAGGCCTCATGGCCCGCCCCGTGTTCGGGGCCGTCAACGTGGCCCTGCTGGCGGGTCTCGGCCAGTTCCTCAGCACCTTCCTGCTGACCTGGGCGTACTCCCGGCACGCGCGGCTGCGCCGGGACCGGGCCGCGCTCGACCTGCGCTGGACGGTCTTCGAGCAGGAGCGCGACCAGGAGCGCAGCCGCAACCGGAACCAGAGCCGGGGGGACGGCCGGTGA
- a CDS encoding DNA gyrase/topoisomerase IV subunit B — MTADTSVPSSALLTGADRDGSNYTARHLLVLEGLEAVRKRPGMYIGSTDSRGLMHCLWEIIDNAVDEALGGYCDHIEVILHEDASVEVRDNGRGIPVDVEPKTGLSGVEVVMTKLHAGGKFGGGSYAASGGLHGVGASVVNALSARLDVEVDRNSSTHAISFRRGVPGMFTEQGPESPFDPANGLRKVKRTAKGKTGTRIRYWADRQIFLKDAKLSLETLYQRARQTAFLVPGLTIVVRDERAIDGAGKTEETFRFDGGISEFCDYLAQDKAVCDVLRLSGQGTFKETVPVLDDRGHMTPTEVTRELGVDIALRWGTGYETQVKSFVNIIATPKGGTHITGFERSVAKTVNEVLRSAKLLRVAEDDVVKDDAMEGMTAVVTVRLAEPQFEGQTKEVLGTSAAARIVAAVVAKELKAFLTSTKRDDKQQARAVMEKIVAAARTRIAARQHKEAQRRKTALETSSLPAKLADCRSDDVERSELFIVEGDSALGTAKLARNSEFQALLPIRGKILNVQKSSVSDMLKNAECGAIIQVIGAGSGRTFDIDAARYGKIVLLVDADVDGAHIRCLLLTLFQRYMRPMVEAGRVFAAVPPLHRIELVQPKKGQDKYVYTYSDNELRQTLLEFQRKNVRYKDSIQRYKGLGEMDADQLAETTMDPRHRTLRRINIGDLDSAEQVFDLLMGNEVAPRKEFITSSAATLDRSRIDA; from the coding sequence GTGACCGCCGACACGTCCGTGCCTTCCAGCGCGCTGCTGACCGGAGCAGACCGGGACGGCTCCAACTACACCGCGCGGCACCTGCTCGTCCTCGAAGGTCTTGAGGCCGTCCGCAAGCGCCCCGGCATGTATATCGGGTCCACCGACTCCCGAGGGCTCATGCACTGCCTCTGGGAGATCATCGACAACGCCGTGGACGAGGCCCTCGGCGGCTACTGCGACCACATCGAGGTGATCCTCCACGAGGACGCCTCGGTCGAGGTCCGTGACAACGGCCGCGGCATCCCCGTCGACGTCGAGCCCAAGACGGGGCTCTCCGGCGTCGAAGTCGTCATGACCAAGCTGCACGCGGGCGGCAAGTTCGGCGGCGGCTCGTACGCCGCCTCCGGCGGTCTGCACGGCGTAGGCGCCTCCGTGGTCAACGCCCTCTCCGCCCGTCTGGACGTGGAGGTGGACCGCAACAGCTCCACCCACGCGATCAGCTTCCGCCGCGGCGTCCCCGGCATGTTCACCGAGCAGGGCCCCGAGAGCCCGTTCGACCCCGCCAACGGCCTGCGCAAGGTCAAGCGCACCGCCAAGGGCAAGACCGGCACCCGGATCCGCTACTGGGCCGACCGCCAGATCTTCCTCAAGGACGCGAAGCTCTCCCTGGAGACGCTCTACCAGCGCGCCCGCCAGACCGCCTTCCTCGTCCCCGGCCTGACCATCGTCGTCCGCGACGAGCGCGCCATCGACGGCGCCGGCAAGACGGAGGAGACCTTCCGCTTCGACGGGGGCATCAGCGAGTTCTGCGACTATCTCGCCCAGGACAAGGCCGTCTGCGACGTGCTGCGCCTGAGCGGCCAGGGCACCTTCAAGGAGACCGTCCCGGTCCTCGACGACCGCGGCCACATGACCCCCACCGAGGTCACCCGCGAGCTCGGCGTCGACATCGCCCTGCGCTGGGGCACCGGGTACGAGACGCAGGTCAAGTCCTTCGTCAACATCATCGCCACGCCCAAGGGCGGCACCCACATCACCGGCTTCGAGCGCTCGGTCGCCAAGACGGTGAACGAGGTGCTGCGCTCGGCGAAGCTGCTGCGCGTCGCCGAGGACGACGTGGTCAAGGACGACGCGATGGAGGGCATGACGGCGGTCGTCACCGTCCGGCTGGCCGAGCCGCAGTTCGAGGGCCAGACCAAGGAGGTGCTCGGCACCTCGGCGGCCGCCCGCATCGTCGCGGCCGTGGTCGCCAAGGAGCTCAAGGCCTTCCTGACCAGCACGAAGCGTGACGACAAGCAGCAGGCCCGCGCCGTGATGGAGAAGATCGTCGCGGCCGCCCGCACCCGGATCGCCGCCCGCCAGCACAAGGAGGCGCAGCGCCGCAAGACCGCGCTGGAGACCTCCTCGCTGCCCGCGAAGCTGGCCGACTGCCGCAGCGACGACGTGGAGCGCAGCGAGCTCTTCATCGTCGAGGGGGACTCCGCCCTCGGTACGGCCAAGCTGGCACGGAACTCGGAATTCCAGGCGCTCCTGCCGATCCGAGGCAAGATCCTCAATGTCCAGAAGTCGTCGGTCTCGGACATGCTCAAGAACGCCGAATGCGGTGCGATCATCCAGGTCATAGGAGCCGGCTCGGGCCGGACCTTCGACATCGACGCCGCGCGCTACGGAAAGATCGTCCTGCTCGTCGACGCCGATGTCGACGGCGCGCACATCCGCTGCCTGCTGCTCACGCTCTTCCAGCGGTACATGCGCCCGATGGTCGAGGCGGGCCGGGTGTTCGCCGCGGTCCCGCCGCTGCACCGGATCGAGCTCGTCCAGCCCAAGAAGGGCCAGGACAAGTACGTCTACACGTATTCGGACAACGAGCTGCGCCAGACCCTGCTCGAATTCCAGCGCAAGAACGTCCGGTACAAGGATTCGATCCAGCGCTACAAGGGTCTCGGCGAGATGGACGCGGACCAGCTGGCGGAGACCACCATGGACCCCCGCCACCGCACGCTGCGCCGCATCAACATCGGCGACCTGGACTCCGCCGAGCAGGTCTTCGACCTGCTGATGGGCAACGAGGTGGCGCCGCGCAAGGAGTTCATCACCAGCTCCGCGGCCACCTTGGACCGTTCGCGCATCGACGCCTGA
- a CDS encoding DUF7455 domain-containing protein, translated as MTTVLTPATPLTAADRCDRCGAQAYLRVVLLSGGELLFCAHHGRKFEPELKKIAADIQDETERLTSAPTANADTEDR; from the coding sequence GTGACTACTGTTCTGACACCCGCGACCCCGCTGACGGCCGCTGACCGATGCGACCGTTGCGGCGCCCAGGCATATCTGCGCGTCGTCCTGCTGAGCGGCGGTGAACTGCTGTTCTGCGCCCACCACGGGCGTAAGTTCGAGCCGGAACTCAAGAAGATCGCCGCGGATATACAGGATGAGACCGAGCGGCTCACGTCCGCTCCGACGGCCAATGCCGACACCGAGGACCGCTGA
- a CDS encoding serine protease, whose product MRRPISRALAGALTLVAGAAAAPLAQAPHAAADSVVIGGKPVKAADSPWVVALASRDRFGGTRGGQFCGGVIVGPTKVLTAAHCLGRQVLGGPVESVRDFRVITGRTELRAAEGREIPVRSARVNPGYDARSNAGDLAVLELAEAVPAHYVLPMAGAGHPGYAAGGEAAVYGWGDTSGFGDYAYALRAARVTVLSDEVCRQAYPGDADGQYRPDSMVCAGHRDGGRDACQGDSGGPLVAQGKLIGLVSWGRGCGRPDSPGVYTKIAPFTGFVTASETAPRRSDGHDIAWGGQRGSAAAARPVQGHAAGEARGSAGAPGGGLRPGGR is encoded by the coding sequence ATGCGTCGTCCCATTTCCCGTGCTCTGGCGGGCGCGCTGACCCTGGTGGCGGGGGCGGCCGCGGCGCCGCTGGCCCAGGCGCCGCACGCAGCCGCGGACAGTGTGGTGATCGGCGGGAAGCCGGTGAAGGCGGCCGACAGCCCGTGGGTGGTGGCCCTCGCCAGCCGTGACCGGTTCGGGGGTACGCGCGGCGGCCAGTTCTGCGGGGGCGTCATCGTGGGCCCGACCAAGGTGCTGACCGCGGCGCACTGCCTGGGCCGCCAGGTGCTGGGCGGCCCCGTCGAGTCCGTCCGCGATTTCCGGGTGATCACCGGGCGGACCGAACTGCGCGCGGCCGAGGGCCGTGAGATCCCGGTCCGCTCGGCCCGGGTGAACCCGGGGTACGACGCCCGCAGCAATGCCGGGGACCTGGCCGTACTGGAGCTGGCCGAGGCCGTGCCCGCCCACTACGTGCTCCCCATGGCCGGGGCGGGGCATCCCGGCTACGCCGCGGGCGGCGAGGCGGCGGTGTACGGCTGGGGCGATACGAGCGGATTCGGCGACTACGCGTACGCGCTGCGCGCCGCGCGCGTGACGGTGCTGTCGGACGAGGTCTGCCGGCAGGCCTACCCCGGCGACGCCGACGGGCAGTACCGGCCCGACTCCATGGTGTGCGCGGGGCACCGCGACGGCGGGCGGGACGCCTGTCAGGGGGACAGCGGGGGCCCGCTGGTCGCCCAGGGCAAGCTCATCGGGCTCGTGTCCTGGGGGCGGGGGTGCGGACGCCCCGACAGTCCGGGGGTGTACACGAAGATCGCGCCGTTCACCGGCTTCGTGACGGCCTCGGAGACGGCCCCGCGGCGAAGCGACGGCCACGACATCGCGTGGGGTGGCCAAAGGGGCTCTGCAGCGGCAGCACGGCCCGTACAGGGGCATGCGGCCGGGGAGGCCCGGGGTTCCGCCGGTGCGCCCGGCGGAGGGCTCCGGCCCGGGGGCCGCTAG
- a CDS encoding RNA polymerase sigma factor: MSASTSRTLPPEIADSESVMALIERGKAEGQIAGDDVRRAFEADQIPATQWKNVLRSLNQILEEEGVTLMVSAAESPKRTTRKSVAAKTPAKRTATKTVAAKTTAARTVAAAAPAAETVDPEPVDAPAEEPGTEPAAKKTAAKKTAAKKAAPAKKTAAKKTAAKKTAAKKDADEAGEEESPEEGPGAVKAEAEEEEDGGESKGFVISDDEDDAPAQQVAVAGATADPVKDYLKQIGKVPLLNAEQEVELAKRIEAGLFAEDKLANSDKLAPKLKRELEIIAEDGRRAKNHLLEANLRLVVSLAKRYTGRGMLFLDLIQEGNLGLIRAVEKFDYTKGYKFSTYATWWIRQAITRAMADQARTIRIPVHMVEVINKLARVQRQMLQDLGREPTPEELAKELDMTPEKVIEVQKYGREPISLHTPLGEDGDSEFGDLIEDSEAVVPADAVSFTLLQEQLHSVLDTLSEREAGVVSMRFGLTDGQPKTLDEIGKVYGVTRERIRQIESKTMSKLRHPSRSQVLRDYLD; the protein is encoded by the coding sequence GTGTCGGCCAGCACATCCCGTACGCTCCCGCCGGAGATCGCCGATTCCGAGTCTGTGATGGCGCTCATCGAGCGGGGCAAGGCCGAGGGGCAGATCGCCGGCGATGACGTGCGTCGGGCCTTCGAGGCTGACCAGATTCCTGCGACCCAGTGGAAGAATGTTCTGCGCAGCCTCAACCAGATCCTCGAGGAAGAGGGTGTGACGCTGATGGTCAGTGCCGCGGAGTCGCCCAAGCGCACCACCCGCAAGAGCGTCGCAGCGAAGACCCCGGCCAAGCGGACGGCCACGAAGACCGTCGCGGCGAAGACGACGGCTGCGCGGACCGTCGCAGCCGCGGCACCCGCGGCCGAAACGGTGGATCCGGAGCCCGTGGACGCTCCCGCGGAGGAGCCCGGAACCGAGCCCGCCGCGAAGAAGACCGCGGCGAAGAAGACGGCGGCCAAGAAGGCGGCTCCCGCCAAGAAGACGGCCGCGAAGAAGACGGCCGCGAAGAAGACCGCCGCCAAGAAGGACGCCGACGAGGCCGGCGAGGAGGAGTCCCCCGAGGAGGGCCCCGGCGCGGTCAAGGCGGAAGCCGAGGAGGAAGAGGACGGCGGCGAGAGCAAGGGCTTCGTCATCTCCGACGACGAGGACGACGCCCCGGCCCAGCAGGTCGCCGTGGCCGGCGCCACCGCCGACCCGGTCAAGGACTACCTCAAGCAGATCGGCAAGGTCCCCCTCCTCAACGCCGAGCAGGAGGTCGAGCTCGCCAAGCGCATCGAAGCGGGCCTGTTCGCCGAGGACAAGCTGGCCAACTCCGACAAGCTGGCGCCCAAGCTCAAGCGCGAGCTGGAGATCATCGCCGAGGACGGCCGCCGCGCCAAGAACCACCTGCTGGAGGCCAACCTCCGCCTCGTGGTCTCCCTGGCCAAGCGCTACACCGGCCGCGGCATGCTCTTCCTGGACCTGATCCAGGAGGGCAACCTGGGCCTGATCCGTGCGGTCGAGAAGTTCGACTACACCAAGGGCTACAAGTTCTCTACGTACGCGACCTGGTGGATCCGCCAGGCGATCACGCGCGCCATGGCCGACCAGGCCCGCACCATCCGCATTCCGGTGCACATGGTCGAGGTCATCAACAAGCTGGCGCGCGTCCAGCGCCAGATGCTCCAGGACCTGGGCCGCGAGCCCACCCCGGAGGAGCTGGCCAAGGAACTCGACATGACCCCCGAGAAGGTCATCGAGGTCCAGAAGTACGGCCGCGAGCCCATCTCCCTGCACACCCCGCTCGGTGAGGACGGCGACAGCGAGTTCGGCGACCTCATCGAGGACTCCGAGGCGGTCGTCCCGGCCGACGCCGTCAGCTTCACGCTCCTCCAGGAGCAGCTGCACTCGGTGCTCGACACCCTCAGCGAGCGCGAGGCCGGCGTGGTCTCGATGCGCTTCGGCCTCACCGACGGCCAGCCGAAGACCCTCGACGAGATCGGAAAGGTCTACGGCGTCACGCGCGAGCGGATCCGTCAGATCGAGTCCAAGACGATGTCGAAGCTGCGTCACCCGTCCCGCTCCCAGGTCCTGCGCGACTACCTGGACTGA
- a CDS encoding FadR/GntR family transcriptional regulator, which yields MLFTKDLKGHPGTADKGFVSTLAHTMMTAARHADSGLAGPGELDRYPYAEASGTDRVAAPHWDGADVELSRVGRRAAGSRGRGLHGQLVQQLGQMIVSGDLGADRPLVPEEIGQRFEVSRTVVRESLRVLEAKGLVSARPNVGTRVRPVADWNLLDPDIIEWRAFGPQRDDQRRELNELRWTIEPLAARLAAGHGRPDIQQRLADMVEIMGHALGQGDAITFARADNEFHALLIQVASNRMLEHLSGIVSSALQVSGSPITACDRPSETCVAHHARIVEALAAGDATGAENAMRQLLTVHPEVERVVPAPREH from the coding sequence GTGCTTTTCACCAAAGACCTCAAGGGTCATCCGGGCACGGCCGACAAAGGATTCGTGAGTACCCTTGCGCACACCATGATGACCGCCGCCCGCCATGCCGACTCCGGCCTCGCCGGCCCGGGCGAACTCGACCGCTACCCCTACGCGGAGGCCTCCGGGACCGACCGCGTCGCAGCGCCCCACTGGGACGGCGCCGACGTCGAGTTGAGCCGGGTCGGCCGCCGCGCGGCAGGCAGCCGCGGCCGCGGACTGCACGGCCAACTCGTCCAGCAGCTCGGCCAGATGATCGTCTCCGGCGACCTCGGCGCAGACCGTCCCCTGGTCCCCGAGGAGATCGGCCAGCGCTTCGAGGTCTCCCGCACGGTGGTCCGCGAATCGCTGCGCGTGCTGGAGGCCAAGGGCCTCGTCAGCGCCCGCCCCAACGTCGGCACCCGCGTCCGGCCGGTCGCCGACTGGAACCTCCTCGACCCCGACATCATCGAGTGGCGCGCCTTCGGCCCCCAGCGCGACGACCAGCGCCGCGAGCTCAACGAGCTCCGCTGGACCATCGAGCCCCTCGCCGCCCGCCTCGCGGCCGGCCACGGGCGCCCGGACATCCAGCAGCGCCTCGCCGACATGGTCGAGATCATGGGCCACGCCCTCGGCCAGGGCGACGCGATCACCTTCGCGCGCGCCGACAACGAGTTCCACGCCCTGCTCATCCAGGTCGCGAGCAACCGCATGCTGGAGCACCTCTCGGGCATCGTCTCCTCCGCGCTCCAGGTCTCCGGCAGCCCCATCACCGCCTGCGACCGTCCGAGCGAGACCTGCGTCGCGCACCACGCCCGCATCGTCGAGGCCCTCGCCGCCGGCGACGCGACGGGTGCCGAGAACGCCATGCGCCAGCTGCTGACGGTGCACCCGGAGGTCGAGCGCGTGGTCCCCGCCCCGCGCGAGCACTGA
- a CDS encoding ATP-binding cassette domain-containing protein has translation MLQAIGLTSTPRRDLPPLVDDLTLEARPGTVTALLGEPGSGKTTALRLMLELEPGRGVTYFRGRPLHRIPYPGREVGVLLGDVPGNPARTVLSQLRMLCAAAGVPASRADTMMQVVGIAGLRDQRLGSLSLGMERRVALAAALLADPCTLLLDEPAAGLPARERGWLHGLLREHASLGGAVLFTTADAKEAARSADRVVTIEAGRLVADQDAAEFARTRLRPRVAVRSPYAARLADVLGREARAAQRAVEVVEESGSRLSVYGSSCAEVGEAAFRHGVLVHQLADETGDAGAPPPAPPVPQARTEPGAATAARAHAIAATAAARSMRPASTVRRVGGPLRPLRYELCRVFGTATPLLVAAVVVVLSAVTALVLARAGGTAQNRLLAAWPQVLPLPPAALGAGLLGALAFGEEYRYPALAADRGTVPRRLGLLAAKLAVSAALALTFGALAVTADAAALKLVFDRGPLRAPGEWLAPAASWAGLLVGCAWAGVLASGVFRSAVAGLAAVLAVPVIVVPLVRKALDGPSAYAANGLAARLRGLAWAQWPPEADRLVLGALRVMAQPVGTALLLSLMVLLCAYGFTGLRSRVRW, from the coding sequence ATGCTCCAGGCCATCGGACTCACCAGCACACCCCGTCGAGACCTCCCACCCCTGGTGGACGACCTCACCCTTGAGGCCCGCCCGGGAACCGTGACCGCCCTCCTCGGTGAGCCGGGATCGGGCAAGACCACCGCACTGCGGCTCATGCTCGAACTCGAACCGGGCCGCGGCGTCACCTACTTCCGCGGCCGGCCGCTGCACCGGATCCCGTATCCCGGCCGTGAGGTCGGGGTGCTGCTCGGCGACGTGCCCGGCAATCCGGCGCGGACCGTCCTGAGCCAGCTGCGGATGCTGTGCGCCGCCGCCGGGGTGCCGGCCTCCCGGGCCGACACCATGATGCAGGTCGTCGGCATCGCCGGCCTGCGCGACCAGCGGCTGGGCTCGCTCTCGCTCGGCATGGAGCGCCGGGTCGCGCTGGCCGCCGCCCTGCTCGCCGACCCGTGCACGCTGCTCCTCGACGAGCCCGCCGCCGGACTCCCGGCCCGTGAACGCGGCTGGCTCCACGGGCTCCTGCGCGAGCACGCCTCCCTCGGCGGCGCGGTCCTCTTCACCACCGCCGATGCCAAGGAGGCCGCCCGCAGCGCGGACCGGGTCGTCACCATCGAGGCGGGCCGGCTCGTCGCCGACCAGGACGCAGCCGAGTTCGCCCGGACCCGGCTGCGCCCGCGGGTCGCCGTACGCAGCCCGTACGCGGCCCGGCTGGCCGACGTACTCGGCCGGGAGGCCCGGGCCGCCCAGCGCGCGGTGGAGGTCGTCGAGGAGAGCGGCAGCCGGCTGTCGGTGTACGGCAGCAGCTGCGCGGAGGTGGGGGAGGCGGCGTTCCGGCACGGTGTGCTGGTCCACCAACTCGCCGACGAGACCGGGGACGCCGGCGCGCCCCCGCCCGCACCGCCGGTGCCGCAGGCGCGCACCGAGCCGGGCGCGGCCACCGCCGCCCGGGCGCACGCGATCGCCGCCACCGCCGCGGCCCGCAGCATGCGGCCGGCCTCCACCGTGCGCCGGGTGGGCGGACCGCTGCGGCCGCTGCGCTACGAGCTGTGCCGGGTCTTCGGTACCGCCACGCCGCTGCTCGTCGCGGCCGTCGTCGTCGTCCTCTCCGCCGTCACCGCCCTGGTCCTGGCCCGGGCCGGCGGCACCGCGCAGAACCGGCTGCTCGCCGCCTGGCCGCAGGTGCTGCCCCTGCCCCCCGCCGCCCTCGGCGCCGGACTGCTGGGCGCCCTCGCCTTCGGCGAGGAGTACCGCTACCCCGCGCTCGCCGCCGACCGGGGCACCGTGCCGCGCCGCCTGGGCCTGCTCGCCGCCAAACTGGCGGTCAGCGCCGCCCTCGCCCTGACCTTCGGCGCCCTCGCGGTCACCGCCGACGCCGCCGCGCTGAAGCTCGTCTTCGACCGCGGCCCGCTGCGCGCCCCCGGGGAGTGGCTCGCCCCGGCCGCGAGTTGGGCCGGGCTGCTCGTCGGCTGCGCCTGGGCCGGCGTGCTGGCCTCCGGCGTCTTCCGGTCGGCGGTCGCGGGCCTGGCCGCCGTGCTCGCCGTACCGGTCATCGTCGTACCGCTCGTACGCAAGGCGCTGGACGGGCCCTCCGCGTACGCGGCGAACGGGCTCGCGGCCCGGCTGCGCGGGCTGGCCTGGGCGCAGTGGCCCCCGGAGGCGGACCGCCTGGTCCTGGGCGCCCTGCGGGTGATGGCCCAACCCGTCGGGACGGCTCTGCTGTTGTCGCTGATGGTCCTGTTGTGCGCCTATGGGTTCACAGGACTGCGCAGCCGCGTCCGTTGGTAA